The following proteins are encoded in a genomic region of Rhizobium sp. CCGE531:
- a CDS encoding nucleotidyltransferase family protein, with amino-acid sequence MTIKQAMVLAAGLGTRMRPITDTIPKPLVKIAGKPMIDYTLDALVQAGVERVVVNVHHHADQMEAHLRSYRGLEILISDERDALMNNGGGLVKGLKLLSRDPVFVMNADLFWVGEKPGHQTNLEKLAGFYDEQRMDMAMLCVELERTIGHNGKNDFSMAQDGRLARYRDVGRDGVVYAGAIAMKPSFLDDAPSDAFNVNIYFDKAIERGRLYGTMMDGHWLTVGTPEAIGEAEEAIRTFRAFA; translated from the coding sequence ATGACCATCAAGCAAGCCATGGTATTGGCCGCGGGGCTCGGAACCCGCATGCGGCCGATCACCGACACCATCCCGAAGCCGTTGGTGAAGATCGCCGGCAAGCCGATGATCGACTATACGCTGGATGCGCTGGTGCAGGCAGGCGTCGAGCGGGTCGTCGTCAACGTCCATCACCATGCCGACCAGATGGAAGCGCATCTGCGCAGCTATCGCGGCCTTGAAATCCTGATTTCCGACGAGCGGGACGCGCTGATGAACAATGGCGGCGGCCTTGTCAAAGGCCTGAAGCTTTTGAGCCGCGATCCTGTTTTCGTCATGAATGCCGACCTGTTCTGGGTCGGCGAGAAGCCCGGCCATCAGACCAATCTCGAAAAGTTAGCCGGATTCTACGACGAGCAGCGCATGGACATGGCGATGCTCTGCGTCGAACTGGAAAGAACCATAGGCCATAACGGCAAGAATGACTTCAGCATGGCGCAAGACGGAAGGCTTGCCCGCTACCGCGATGTCGGACGCGATGGCGTCGTCTATGCCGGCGCAATCGCGATGAAACCGTCCTTCCTCGATGACGCGCCGAGCGATGCCTTCAACGTCAATATCTACTTCGACAAGGCCATCGAGCGCGGCCGGCTCTATGGCACCATGATGGACGGTCACTGGCTGACTGTGGGCACGCCGGAGGCGATCGGCGAGGCGGAGGAAGCGATCCGGACCTTCCGGGCGTTTGCGTGA
- the addB gene encoding double-strand break repair protein AddB, with amino-acid sequence MTGGHRQRILTIPAGLPFLKTLAAALCDGRLTEHFRHDPGDPLSLAKVSIFLPTRRAARVLRSEFVDLLGGRSAILPTIRPLGETDDDSGYFEEALPETADLAQPLANTARLLELARLILAWRNKLPQIVRDIHSDSPLVAPASPADAIWLARNLAELIDSLETEDRKWSELATLTAEDHALWWQLTAEFLAIASAFWPARLEELGKSSPARNRNAILRAEAQRISTMRHPGPVIVAGSTGSVPATAELIAAVAALPQGVIVLPGLDLAMPEEDWHLVAPETSIGERADPTTRSHPQYGLSLLLKRLRVSRRDVEAIADAADTMQMRAQILSRALAPAKATSGWGSWRKTLSPVAIPDAFADVALIEAANEREEATAIAIALRLALDKPGRDGGESQAALITPDRNLARRVTAELARFGITADDSAGTPLNATPQGTLLQLLLEAALHPGDPVAVVSLLKHPLALFGLPAETHQPGVDALEILALRGGVANVDIGRLEALLDERVAEQANNRHAPQWRKSLPPEAIAHARALAQRVTAACEPLVLALSLPASEGLLTLSDWAERTGRALEAAAIDERSSLAGLWSGEAGDTLASLLKDVIETDGQLEADGVQWIDIMVALCVGQAVKPRALSHPRLFIFGTLEARLQSVDTLILGGLNEGSWPGQTANNPFISRSMKTEIGLEPPERRIGQLAHDFEMANGTRDLIYSRALRQGSTPTVASRWLQRLIALGGKELEDAMKARGDQYRHWAAMIDEGENQAPALRPAPKPPMELQPKSYSFSEVGRLRRDPYSIYARRVLRLDPVDPFNRDPGPAERGTLYHKIIDRFVREGHVAGTSDATLAMDRIIADLFDAERLPVHIDSVWRPRFREVARAFLAWEAERRPEVRKTATEVPAGVEIEPIGIRLTGVADRIDIKSDRGADLIDYKTGYNPSPAQARALLDPQLALEAYALKAGAFRNIAALTPENLLYVRLRPGDRFKVDPVNNEHSSRGGRTETKSAMDLAQESMDQLVKFVSLLQSGEKGFSSRLIPAQQFEYGGDYDHLARVSEWSTAESEQEGGGDE; translated from the coding sequence ATGACGGGAGGGCACCGGCAGCGCATCCTGACGATTCCGGCGGGCCTGCCCTTCCTGAAGACCCTTGCGGCAGCGCTCTGCGACGGGCGGCTGACCGAACATTTCCGCCATGATCCGGGCGACCCGCTGTCGCTTGCCAAGGTCAGCATCTTCCTGCCGACGCGGCGCGCGGCGCGCGTGCTGCGTTCGGAATTCGTCGACCTGCTCGGCGGCCGCTCCGCCATCCTGCCCACCATTCGCCCGCTCGGCGAGACCGACGACGACAGCGGCTATTTCGAGGAAGCCCTGCCTGAGACGGCCGATCTGGCACAGCCGCTCGCCAACACCGCCCGGCTGCTGGAATTGGCGCGGCTGATCCTTGCCTGGCGCAACAAGCTGCCGCAGATCGTGCGGGACATTCACTCCGACTCGCCGCTGGTGGCGCCCGCAAGCCCGGCGGACGCCATATGGCTGGCACGCAATCTCGCCGAGCTCATCGATTCGCTGGAGACCGAGGATCGCAAGTGGAGCGAGCTTGCCACTCTCACCGCCGAGGATCATGCGCTGTGGTGGCAACTGACGGCCGAATTCCTGGCGATTGCCAGCGCCTTCTGGCCGGCGCGCCTCGAAGAACTCGGCAAATCCTCGCCAGCCCGCAACCGCAACGCCATCCTGCGCGCCGAGGCGCAGCGGATCTCCACCATGCGCCATCCCGGGCCGGTCATCGTTGCAGGCTCGACCGGCTCGGTGCCGGCAACGGCGGAGCTGATTGCAGCGGTCGCTGCCCTGCCGCAAGGCGTGATCGTGCTGCCCGGTCTCGATCTTGCGATGCCGGAAGAGGATTGGCATCTCGTGGCGCCGGAAACCTCCATCGGCGAAAGAGCCGATCCGACCACGCGCAGCCATCCGCAATATGGTCTTTCGCTGCTCTTGAAGCGGCTGCGCGTCAGCCGTCGCGATGTCGAAGCCATCGCAGATGCGGCTGACACCATGCAGATGCGGGCGCAGATCCTGTCCCGAGCGCTGGCGCCGGCCAAGGCGACGAGCGGCTGGGGAAGCTGGCGCAAGACGCTCTCTCCCGTTGCAATCCCGGACGCTTTCGCCGACGTGGCGCTGATCGAAGCCGCCAATGAGCGCGAGGAAGCGACAGCAATCGCCATCGCCTTGCGGCTGGCGCTGGACAAACCGGGACGCGACGGCGGCGAAAGCCAGGCGGCATTGATCACGCCCGACCGCAATCTCGCCCGGCGGGTGACCGCCGAGCTTGCCCGCTTCGGCATCACCGCCGACGATTCGGCCGGCACGCCGCTGAATGCGACACCGCAAGGCACGCTGCTGCAATTGCTTTTGGAGGCAGCCCTTCACCCCGGTGATCCCGTTGCCGTCGTTTCGCTGCTGAAGCATCCCCTCGCTTTGTTCGGCCTGCCGGCGGAAACACATCAGCCCGGCGTCGATGCGCTGGAGATCCTGGCGCTCAGGGGCGGTGTCGCCAATGTCGACATCGGCAGGTTGGAAGCCCTGCTCGACGAGCGGGTGGCGGAACAGGCCAATAATCGCCATGCGCCGCAATGGCGTAAATCGCTGCCGCCCGAAGCCATCGCGCATGCGCGCGCGCTGGCGCAACGAGTGACCGCCGCCTGCGAACCGCTGGTATTGGCACTTTCGCTGCCCGCTTCGGAAGGTCTCTTGACCCTTTCGGATTGGGCCGAGCGCACCGGCCGTGCTCTGGAAGCCGCCGCTATCGACGAACGCAGCAGCCTGGCAGGCCTCTGGTCCGGCGAAGCCGGGGACACGCTTGCCAGCCTGCTCAAAGATGTTATCGAGACCGATGGCCAGCTTGAAGCCGACGGGGTACAGTGGATCGACATCATGGTCGCACTCTGCGTGGGCCAGGCGGTGAAGCCGAGGGCGCTCAGCCATCCCCGCCTCTTCATCTTCGGTACGCTGGAAGCGCGTCTGCAGAGCGTCGACACGCTGATCCTCGGCGGGTTGAACGAAGGCTCATGGCCGGGGCAGACGGCGAACAACCCCTTCATCTCTCGCAGCATGAAGACGGAGATCGGCCTGGAGCCGCCGGAGCGCCGCATCGGCCAACTCGCACACGATTTCGAAATGGCGAACGGCACCCGCGACCTGATTTATTCCCGCGCGCTGCGTCAGGGGTCGACGCCGACGGTCGCGTCACGTTGGCTGCAGCGACTGATCGCACTCGGCGGCAAGGAGCTGGAAGACGCCATGAAGGCTCGCGGCGACCAATACCGCCATTGGGCCGCGATGATCGACGAGGGCGAAAACCAGGCCCCGGCGCTGCGCCCAGCACCAAAGCCGCCTATGGAACTGCAGCCGAAGAGCTATTCCTTCAGCGAAGTGGGGCGGCTGCGCCGCGACCCCTACTCGATCTATGCCCGGCGCGTGCTGCGGCTCGATCCGGTCGACCCGTTCAACCGCGATCCCGGCCCCGCCGAGCGCGGCACGCTTTACCACAAGATCATCGACCGTTTCGTCCGCGAGGGGCATGTAGCCGGCACATCGGATGCGACGCTGGCGATGGATCGCATCATTGCCGACCTCTTCGATGCCGAGCGATTGCCTGTTCATATCGACAGCGTCTGGCGGCCGCGTTTTCGCGAAGTGGCGCGGGCTTTCCTTGCCTGGGAAGCGGAACGGCGGCCCGAAGTGCGCAAAACGGCGACGGAAGTGCCGGCCGGCGTCGAGATCGAACCGATCGGCATTCGCCTGACTGGTGTTGCCGACCGCATCGACATCAAGAGCGACAGAGGCGCCGACCTTATCGACTACAAGACCGGCTACAATCCCTCCCCGGCACAGGCGCGCGCGCTGCTCGATCCGCAGCTGGCTTTGGAAGCCTATGCGCTGAAGGCGGGCGCCTTCCGCAATATCGCCGCGCTGACCCCTGAGAACCTGCTCTATGTCCGGCTGCGGCCCGGCGATCGCTTCAAGGTCGATCCGGTCAACAACGAGCATTCCAGCCGAGGCGGCAGGACGGAAACGAAGTCGGCTATGGATCTCGCGCAGGAGTCGATGGACCAGCTCGTGAAGTTCGTTTCGCTGCTGCAATCGGGCGAGAAGGGCTTCTCTTCACGGCTGATCCCTGCGCAGCAATTCGAGTATGGCGGCGACTACGACCATCTTGCCCGCGTTTCGGAGTGGTCGACGGCGGAAAGCGAGCAGGAAGGCGGCGGCGATGAGTGA